The sequence below is a genomic window from Variovorax paradoxus B4.
GGCGGCGTCGGGGGTGATGCAGTCGATCATGATGGCCGCGTCCTCAGGCCAGTTCTTTGACGACCTGGCGCGAGATGATCAGGCGCTGGATCTGGTTGGTGCCTTCGTAGATCTGCGCCAGGCGCACGTCGCGAAAGATGCGCTCGATGCGATAGTCGCGCGAGTAGCCGTTGCCGCCGTGGATCTGCAGCGCGTTCGACACGTGGCGCATCGCCATGTCGGTGGTGAAGAGCTTGGCCTGCGCGCCTTCCTTGGCGATGGCGTGGCCGGCGTCCTGCAGCCGCGCGCCGTGATGAATGAGCAAACGCGCCGCGGCGATGTCGGTGGCCATGTCGGCCACCATGAACTGGATGGCCTGGAAGTTCATGATCGGCTCGCCGAACTGCTTGCGCGTGGTGGCGTAGGCCACGGCGTCTTCCATCGCGGCCTGCGCCATGCCGAGCGCCATCGACGACATCAGCAGGCGGCTGAAGTTGAAGTTGCCCATGGCCGTCTTGAAGGCCTGGTTCTCGGCGCCGATCAGCGCGCTCCTGGGCACGCGCACGTCCTGCAGCACGATCTGGCAGTCTTCCAGGCCGTGCATGCCGAGCAGTTCCTCGTTCTTGCCGCGGCTCACGCCGGCCTGGTGCGCATCGACCATGAAGCAGCTGATCGACCTGTGGCCGGCTTCCTTGCCGGTGCGCGCGAACACCATGATGCGATCGGCCACGCCGCCGAGCGTGACCCAGGCCTTGGTGCCGTTGAGCAACCAGCCGTCGTCCGCGGCGCGCGCGGTGGTGGTGATGCTGGCCACGTCGGAGCCGAAGTCGGGCTCGGACATGGCGGTGGCCATGACGATGGAGCCGTCGAGGATGCCCGGGATCAGCGCCTTCTGGCTCTCGTTGCCGTGGTGGTGCAGGAACAGCGCCGCCTCGACGGGAATCGCGAACGCGTTGCCGATGGCGCCCGAGCAGCGCGCCAGCTCTTCCATCACGAGGCAGGTGCTGACGGTGTCGAAGCCCGAGCCGCCGGCCGCCTCGGGCAGGCTCACGCCGAACAGGCCGAGCTCGGCCATGCCGCGGTACAGCACGCGGTCGAACTTGTCCTCGCGGTCGATGGCCGCGGCGCGCGGCAGCACTTCGCCCTCGGCGAAGCGGCGCGCGGTGTCGCGCAGCGAGATCTGGTCTTCGGTGAGGAAATGGGTCATGGTCTTCAGGCGGTGTGATCGGGTTGCTGCTCGGCTTCGTCGCTGGCCAGATGGCCGTCGTGCGCGACTTCGTCGCGTTCGCGGTCGAGGAAATAGACGGCCACGTTGTCGCCGGTGGTGGCGAAGCAGGCCGCCAGCGCAGGCGTGATGGCGGCGGCCAGCGCGCGGCGCTGGGCCGGTGTGCGGCGGTAGGCATGCACCTTGACGAACACGCGCGTGCCCCCGCCGGCGCCGTCGTGGCCCAGCTGGCCCTCATGGGCGTAGTCGTGGGGCGCGACGGGCATGAAGTACAGCGTGACGGTCGAGGGCTCGACGCCGAACGATGTGACGACGCCGTCGGTCAGTGCGCGGCTGGCGGCGCGCTTGCGGGTTTCGGGCGCGCTCGGCGCCAGGATTTCGAGATAGGGCATGTGGGAGAAGTTGTTTCAGGTCGGCGCGATGGCACGGCAGGAGGCGCGCTGGATCAGGCGCGAGCCGACCCGGTATTCGCGGCCGCTGTTGGCCACGCCGCCCAGGCGCTGCACCAGCCGGTCGACCGCGAGGTTGGCCATTTCGGCGGCACCGCTGTCCACCACGCTGATGGCGGGGCGCTGCCACTCGAACCACGGCGAGTCTTCGTAGAACAGCAGCGACAGGTCGTCGGGAATCAGCAGCCCGCGCTCCGACACCACGCGCAGCACGCCGAGCGAGGACTCGTGGTTGGCCACGAAGAGGGCCGAAGGCGGCGTGGGCATCGACAGCAGCGCGTTGGCGGCCGTCACGCCGGTCTCGGGCGCATAGCGGCCGGCCTGGATCAGCGCCGGATCGATGGGCAGGCCCGCTTCCTGCATGGCCCGCTTGTAGCCCGCGAGGCGCTCCTTGCCGGAGGTGGTGTCGCTCATGCCCACGATCAGGCCGATGCGCCGGTGTCCGAGGTCCAGCAGGTGCTTCGTGCCGGCATAGGCGCCGTCGAGGTCGCCCGCGAGCACCGATTCGAGCGTGGCGCCCTCGACGCGGCGCACCGCGCAGATCACCGGGATGTCGGCGTGCTCCATGGCCAGCAGCTGGGCGCCGTTGGCGCCGTTGGGCACGGCGATCAGGCCGTCGACGCTGTGGTCGACGAGGGTCTTGAAGATGTCGCGCTCCTGCTCGGGGTCGTCGGCGCTGATGCTCAGGATGACCTGGTAGCCGAGCGCCTGCATGCGCGTCTGCACCACCGAGGCGAGCACCTGGAACGAGGCGTTCTCCAGGTTGTGCACGGTGAGGCCGATGAGCCGCGAGCGCTTGGTCTTCAGCGCCCGGGCGAAGGTGTTGGTGCGGTAGCCGAGGGCGGCGGCCACCTGGATCACGTGCCGCTGCGTGGCGTGATTGGTCAGGCTGGAGCCAGCGAGCGCACGCGAGGCCGTGGCAATGGAAACGTCGGCGGCACGGGCCACGTCGCGCAGCGTCACCGCCATGGCGCGACCTCGTGAAAGCATTGTTTTGTAAACGATTGCATTTTTTTATCGTAGTTCTGCGGGAGGTGGACGGTCAAGAAGAAATTGCAATTCGATCCGTACGGTCGGACATGATTGCAATCGATTCCAATTTTATTGCATACTGCCGGCTTTCGCGACTAGACAACCAGGATGGCCATGCACATTTCCGGAGTCGGCGGCATCTGGCCCGCCACCTTGACCCCCTTCACGCCGGACGGCCGCGTCGACGACGACGCGCTGGCCGCCCATGTGCGCGACGTCGCCGGCACGCCCGGCGTGCGCGCGGTGGTGGTCAACGGACACGCGGGCGAGGCGACGTCGCTCGATCGCGCGGAGCGCACCCAGGTGGTGCGGGTTGCGGTGGCCGCGGCCGGCGAAGTGCCCGTCGTGGCCGGCGTGGTGGCCGACGACACCCGCCAAGCCTGCGCATTGGCGCGGGACGCGGCACAGGCCGGCGCCTCGGCCTTGCTGCTGTTTCCGCCGGCGGTGTTCGCGCA
It includes:
- a CDS encoding LacI family DNA-binding transcriptional regulator is translated as MAVTLRDVARAADVSIATASRALAGSSLTNHATQRHVIQVAAALGYRTNTFARALKTKRSRLIGLTVHNLENASFQVLASVVQTRMQALGYQVILSISADDPEQERDIFKTLVDHSVDGLIAVPNGANGAQLLAMEHADIPVICAVRRVEGATLESVLAGDLDGAYAGTKHLLDLGHRRIGLIVGMSDTTSGKERLAGYKRAMQEAGLPIDPALIQAGRYAPETGVTAANALLSMPTPPSALFVANHESSLGVLRVVSERGLLIPDDLSLLFYEDSPWFEWQRPAISVVDSGAAEMANLAVDRLVQRLGGVANSGREYRVGSRLIQRASCRAIAPT
- a CDS encoding tautomerase family protein; its protein translation is MPYLEILAPSAPETRKRAASRALTDGVVTSFGVEPSTVTLYFMPVAPHDYAHEGQLGHDGAGGGTRVFVKVHAYRRTPAQRRALAAAITPALAACFATTGDNVAVYFLDRERDEVAHDGHLASDEAEQQPDHTA
- a CDS encoding acyl-CoA dehydrogenase family protein, which translates into the protein MTHFLTEDQISLRDTARRFAEGEVLPRAAAIDREDKFDRVLYRGMAELGLFGVSLPEAAGGSGFDTVSTCLVMEELARCSGAIGNAFAIPVEAALFLHHHGNESQKALIPGILDGSIVMATAMSEPDFGSDVASITTTARAADDGWLLNGTKAWVTLGGVADRIMVFARTGKEAGHRSISCFMVDAHQAGVSRGKNEELLGMHGLEDCQIVLQDVRVPRSALIGAENQAFKTAMGNFNFSRLLMSSMALGMAQAAMEDAVAYATTRKQFGEPIMNFQAIQFMVADMATDIAAARLLIHHGARLQDAGHAIAKEGAQAKLFTTDMAMRHVSNALQIHGGNGYSRDYRIERIFRDVRLAQIYEGTNQIQRLIISRQVVKELA